A window of Symbiobacterium terraclitae contains these coding sequences:
- the rplF gene encoding 50S ribosomal protein L6: MSRIGKNPIPIPAGVEVTVQGNVVRVKGPKGELTREINPAMSITIENGALRVSRPSDEREHKALHGLTRTLIANMVEGVTKGYSRALELVGTGYRAAKTGQKLTLTVGYSHPVVIDPPQGIEFQVPAANQVIVTGIDKELVGQIAADIRAVRPPEPYLGKGIKYAGEHIRRKEGKTGKK, encoded by the coding sequence GTGTCTCGCATTGGAAAGAACCCCATCCCGATCCCCGCGGGGGTGGAGGTCACCGTTCAGGGCAACGTGGTTCGTGTCAAGGGGCCCAAGGGTGAGCTCACCCGCGAGATCAACCCGGCCATGAGCATCACGATTGAGAACGGCGCCCTCCGTGTATCCCGTCCTTCCGATGAGCGGGAGCACAAGGCGCTGCACGGCCTGACCCGCACCCTGATCGCCAACATGGTCGAGGGTGTGACCAAGGGCTATTCCCGGGCGCTGGAGCTGGTGGGCACCGGCTACCGTGCCGCCAAGACGGGCCAGAAGCTGACGCTGACCGTCGGCTACTCCCACCCGGTTGTGATCGATCCGCCCCAGGGCATCGAGTTTCAGGTTCCCGCTGCCAACCAGGTGATCGTGACCGGCATCGACAAGGAACTGGTTGGCCAGATCGCGGCCGACATCCGCGCCGTCCGGCCGCCCGAGCCGTACCTCGGCAAGGGCATCAAGTACGCCGGCGAGCACATCCGGCGCAAGGAAGGCAAGACCGGTAAGAAGTAA
- the rplR gene encoding 50S ribosomal protein L18, translated as MIVKQDRNKARRVRQLRVRKTVHGTPERPRLNVFRSNQNIYAQVIDDTVGKTLVSASTLDPEVKARLEGNGGNKAAAAIVGEVVAKRALAAGVTKVVFDRAGYLYHGRVAALAEAAREAGLEF; from the coding sequence ATGATCGTCAAGCAGGATCGCAACAAGGCGCGGCGGGTGCGCCAGCTGCGTGTGCGGAAGACCGTCCACGGCACGCCCGAGCGGCCGCGGCTTAATGTCTTCCGTTCCAACCAGAACATCTATGCCCAGGTGATTGACGACACGGTCGGCAAGACCCTGGTCTCCGCCTCGACCCTCGACCCTGAGGTCAAGGCCCGGCTGGAGGGCAATGGCGGCAACAAGGCCGCCGCCGCGATCGTGGGTGAAGTGGTCGCGAAGCGTGCACTGGCCGCAGGCGTGACGAAGGTGGTTTTTGACCGTGCCGGGTACCTCTACCACGGCCGCGTCGCCGCCCTCGCCGAGGCCGCCCGCGAAGCCGGCCTGGAGTTCTAA